In Aegilops tauschii subsp. strangulata cultivar AL8/78 chromosome 3, Aet v6.0, whole genome shotgun sequence, one genomic interval encodes:
- the LOC109774785 gene encoding probable calcium-binding protein CML31, whose protein sequence is MVATNTGELRALFLSLDRDADGRISAAELQGCMRATLGEDVPVEEAEALVVSADADGDGLLCEAEFLELAQQAAWAGDAGEEDDDQRIRALREAFGMYEMEGQRCITPASLGRMLGRLGAERGAGECHAIICRFDLDGDGVLSFDEFKIMMS, encoded by the coding sequence ATGGTTGCCACAAACACGGGCGAGCTGAGGGCGCTCTTCTTGTCACTGGACCGGGACGCGGACGGCAGGATCTCGGCCGCGGAGCTGCAGGGGTGCATGCGGGCGACGCTGGGCGAGGACGTGCCGGTCGAGGAGGCCGAGGCATTGGTGGTGTCGGCAGACGCGGACGGCGATGGGCTGCTGTGCGAGGCCGAGTTCCTCGAGCTGGCCCAGCAGGCGGCCTGGGCGGGCGACGCGGGGGAGGAGGACGACGATCAGAGGATCCGGGCGCTGAGGGAGGCGTTCGGGATGTATGAGATGGAGGGACAGAGGTGCATCACGCCGGCCAGCCTGGGGCGGATGCTCGGCCGACTCGGCGCCGAGCGGGGCGCCGGCGAGTGCCACGCCATAATCTGCCGGTTCGACCTGGACGGCGACGGCGTGCTCAGCTTCGACGAGTTCAAGATCATGATGAGCTAG